Part of the Thermococcus barossii genome is shown below.
AGATAATTAATAGGAGGGCTGGTTGATGGCGAGGAAAGGAGCCAAGAGGCACCTTAAGAGGCTTGCCGCTCCGAATCAGTGGTACATCTCAAGGAAGACCTACAAGTGGGCGGTCAGACCGAGGCCGGGTCCGCACAGCATGAGGACCTCAATTCCGCTGCTCTACATAGTCAGGGACTACCTCGGCTACGCCAAGACCGCCCGCGAGGCGAGAAAGATACTCAACGAGGGCAAGGTCCTCGTTGATGGGCGCGTTAGGAAGGACTACAAGTTCCCGGTCGGAATCATGGACGTCGTTTCAATCCCCGAGACCGGCGAGCACTACAGGGTTCTTCCGAACAGGATTGGCAAGCTCATACTCCACCCGATAAGCGAGAAGGAAGCCAACATCAAGCCGCTCAGGATAAGCAACAAGCGCATGGTCAAGGGAGCCAAGGTTCAGCTCAACCTCCACGACGGAAGCAACCACCTGGTCACCATGGACGAGAAGGACAAATACAGGACTGCCTACACCGTCCTGATGAAGGTTCCTGACAGGGAGGTCATCGAGGTCATCCCGTTCGAGGTTGGAGCCTACGTCTTCGTTACCCAGGGTAAGAACGTTGCCAGGAAGGGTAAGGTCGTCGAGGTCAGGCAGTTCCCGATGGGATGGCCGGACGTCGTCACCATCGAGGACGAGAACGGCGAGCTCTTCGACACCCTGAAGGAATACGCCTTCGTCGTTGGTAAGGAGAAGCCGGAGATTTCCCTTCCGTGAGGTGAGATGAGATGCAGATCAACAGAGAGGCAATCCTTGCAGACTGGGAAGCTCACCCGATGAGGAAGCCCAGGATTGCGAAGGTCACGATAAACATTGGAGTTGGCGAGAGCGGTGAGAGGCTCACCAAGGCAGAGAAGATGCTTGAGGGGCTTGTTGGCCAGAAGCCGGTAAGGAGGCGCGCAAAGCAGACCAACAAGGACTTCGGAATCAGGCGCGGCGAGCCGATAGCGGTCAAGGTTACCCTCCGCGGCGAGAAGGCGGAGGAGATGCTCAGGAGACTCCTGGCTGCGGTTGACAACAGGCTCAAGGCGAGCAACTTCGACGAGCACGGCAATTTCTGCTTCGGTATCGACGAGCACATCAACATCCCCGGCGTCGAGTACGACCCTGAGATAGGCATCTTCGGTATGGACGTCTGCGTCACCCTCGAGAGGCCCGGATTCCGCGTGGCCAAGAGGAAGAGGCAGAGGAAGAAGATACCGAACAGGCACAAGCTGACCAAGGAAGAAGGTATCGTCTTCGCTATGGAGGAGTTTAAGGTTACCGTGGAGGGATTGTGAGATGGCGAAGGCTGACTACAACAAAAGGAAGCCCAGGAAGTTTGGGAAGGGTGCGAGAAGGTGCATGCGCTGCGGCCAGTACGGCCCCATCATCAGGATACACGGCCTTATGCTCTGCAGGCACTGCTTTAGAGAGATAGCCCCCAAGCTGGGCTTTAAGAAGTACGAGTGAGGTGAGAGGAGATGACTTTGCTTGACCCGCTGGCAAACGCGCTTTCGCACATAACCAACAGCGAGAGGGTCGGAAAGAAGGAGGTCTACCTCAAGCCGGCCTCCAAGCTCATGGGAGAGGTTCTCCGCGTCATGCAGGAGAACGGCTACATCGGCGAGTTCGAGTTCATAGACGACGGAAGGGCAGGCATCTACAGGGTGCAGCTCATAGGAAAGATCAACAAGGCTGGAGCCATAAAGCCGAGGTTCCCTGTCAAGGCCAGGGAGTACGAGGCCTGGGAGAAGAGGTTCCTTCCGGCCTTCGAGTTCGGTATCCTCATAGTCTCGACCTCTCAGGGTGTCATGACCCACAAAGAGGCCATCGAGAAGGGAATCGGCGGAAGGCTGATAGCCTACGTCTACTGAGGTGAGAGAGATGCCGATAGACGCGTGGGTAAGGGAAGAGGTTGAGATTCCAGAGGGAGTCGAGGTCACCGTTGAGAACAACGTCGTCAAGGTCAGGGGTCCCAAGGGCGAGCTCGAGAGGGAGCTCAGGTATCCTGGCGTTCAGATCTTCACCGAGGACGGCAAGGTCGTCGTCTTCAAGGAGTTCCCGAGGAAGCGTGACATAGCCATAGCTAGGACCTTCAAGGCCCACATAGCCAACATGATCAGGGGTGTCACCGAGGGCTTCACCTACAAGCTCAAGGTTGTCTACAGCCACTTCCCCATGACCGTCAAGGTTCAGGGAGATGAAGTCGTCATCGAGAACTTCCTCGGTGAGAAGAACCCGAGGAGGGCCAAGATACTGCCCGGCGTTACCGTCAAGGTCATGGGTTCAGAGGTTATCGTCGAGGGCATTGACAAGGAGGCAGTCGGTCAGACCGCGGCAAACATCGAGCAAGCAACGAGGATAACCAAGTGGGACAGGCGTGTCTTCCAGGATGGAATTTACATCGTTGAGAAGGCTGGTAAGCCGATAAAGTTCTGAGGTGTGAGAAATGAACGAGAAGGCGAGACTCCTTAGGATAAGGGCGAAGATCAAGAGGAAGAAGCCCCGCTTCCTTCGCCAGGAGTGGTGGCGCTATCCGAAGTTCAAGAACGACCCGAAGTGGCGCAGGCCGAAGGGAATCGACAGCAAGATGAGGCTCAAGAAGAAGGGCAAGGCCCGCTCACCGAGCATAGGCTGGAGCTCACCGAGGCTCGTTAGGGGGCTCCACCCGAGCGGCTACGAGGAAGTCCTCGTCCACAACGTCAGGGAGCTTGAGGCCATAGACCCGACCAGGCAGGCGGCGAGGATAGCCGGAACCGTTGGTGCCAGGAAGAGAGAGGCTATACTTGCCAGGGCGAAGGAGCTCGGTGTGAAGGTTCTTAACGCGAGGTGAGACTCATGCTCAAGATGCAGAGAAGGATTGCCGCTGATTTGTTGAAGTGCGGTGAGAACAGGGTCTGGATCGACCCTGAGAGGATTGACGACGTTGCGGCTGCCATCACCAGGGAGGACATCAAGAGGCTAATCAACGACGGCGTCATCAAGAAGAAGCCCGTTAAGGGCCAGAGCAGGGCCAGGGCAAGGGCCTTCCAGGAGGCCAGGAAGAAGGGCCGCCACAGGGGCCCGGGAAGCAAGAAGGGTAAGAAGACCGCCAGGATGGGCAAGAAAGAGCGCTGGATGATGACGATAAGGGCCCTCAGGAAGGAGCTCAGGAAGCTCAAGGCCGAGGGCAAGCTCGACGAGCACACCTACAGGAGGCTCTACATCCGTGCCAAGGGCGGCCAGTTCAAGAACAAGAGGCAGCTCTACATGTTCATGCAGGAGCACGACATACTGAAGGAGTGAGGTGAGAGAAATGGCACACGGACCGAGGTATAGGGTTCCGTTCAGGAGGAGGAGAGAGGGCAAGACTAACTATCACAAGAGGCTTGCCCTGCTTAAGTCGGGCAAGCCGAGGCTCGTCGTTAGGAAGAGCCTCAACCACCACATAGCTCAGATCGTCGTTTACGACCCGAAGGGTGACAGGACGATAGTTTCAGCTCACACCAGGGAGCTCATGAGGGACTTCGGCTGGAAGGGCCACGGAGGAAACACCCCATCGGCTTACCTGCTCGGTCTCCTCATCGGCTACAAGGCCAAGAAGGCCGGAATCGAGGAGGCCATACTCGACATAGGCCTCCACCCGCCGACCAGGGGTTCGAGCATATTCGCCGTCCTCAAGGGTGCAGTTGATGCCGGACTGAACGTCCCGCACAGCGAGGAGATATACCCCGAGGACTACAGGATAAACGGCGAGCACATAGCGAACTACGCCAAGACCCTCAAAGATGAAGATGAGGAGCGCTATAGGAAGCAGTTCTCGGGATACCTCGTCAAGGGCCTTGAGCCCGAGAAGCTCCCCGAGCACTTTGAGGAGGTCAAGGCGAGGATAATCGAGAAGTTTGAGGAGGCGAGAGAATGAGCGACCCGAGGGAGATTGCCCAGAGGGTTTTGGAGGAGTGGGAGCCGAGGACCAAGCTCGGCATGCTCGTCAAGGAGGGGCAGATAACTGACATTCACGAGATATTCCGCAAGGGATACCAGATAAAGGAGCCGGAGATAGTTGATGTGCTCCTTCCCGAGGTGAACCTCAGGGAGAACCAGGAGGTCCTCGACATAGCCCTCACCGTCAGGATGACTGACAGCGGCAGAAGGATCCGCTTCCGCGTTCTCGCGGCAGTTGGCAACAGGGACGGCTACGTCGGCCTCGGAATCGGCCACGGCAAGGAGGTTGGAATAGCCATCAGGAAGGCCATCAACTACGCCAAGATGAACATCATCGAGATCAAGCGCGGCTGTGGCTCCTGGGAGTGCAGGTGCAGGAGGCCACACTCGATTCCCTTCGCCGTCGAGGGCAAGGAAGGAAGCGTCCGCGTCAAGCTCATGCCGGGACCGCGTGGCCTTGGACTGGTCATCGGTGACGTCGGCAAAAAGATACTCAGCCTCGCCGGCGTCCAGGACGTCTGGTCCCAGAGCCTGGGTGAGACAAGGACAACAGTCAACTTCGCCAAGGCCGTCTTCAACGCGCTCTACAACACCAACCGCGTCGCAATTCAGCCGGGCATGGAAGAGAAGTACGGTATCATCGTCGGAAGGGAGATGCCGACGAGCTTTGAGCTGGAGTGAGGTGAGAGAGGATGGCAAAGCTCGCACTCATCAGGCTTAGGAGCGGGATCAGGGCGAGGGGTGAAGTTAGGGACACCCTCGCCATGCTCCGCCTCCACAGGATCAACCACCTCGTCCTCGTTGACGACAACCCGAGCTACAAGGGAATGGTTCAGAAGGTCAAGGACTACATCACCTGGGGCGAGATAGACAAGGAAACCCTCGCCAAGCTCCTCAGGAAGAGGGGCAGGCTCATCGGCAACAGGCCGATAACTGACGAGTACGTCAAGGAGAAGCTTGGAATGACCATCGAGGAGTTCGCTGAGAAGGTCGTCAACGGCGAGATGAAGCTCACCGACCTGCCAAACATCAAGCCGGTCTTCAGGCTCCACCCGCCGAGGGGTGGCCTCAAGGGCAGCAAGAAGCGCTCCTTCAAGGAAGGTGGAGCGCTCGGCTACCGTGGCGAGAGAATAAACGACCTCATTGAGAGAATGCTCTGAGGTGGCGAGAGATGATAAGGAGAAAGAAGAAGGTTAGGAAGCTCCGCGGAAGTCACACTCACGGATGGGGCTGCAAGAAGAAGCACCGCGGTGGCGGTAGCAAGGGCGGTAAGGGAATGGCCGGAACCGGTAAGAGGAAGAACACCAAGTGGACCTGGACCATCAAGTACGCCCCTGACCACCTTGGAAAGCGCGGCTTCCACAGGCCAAAAGCAGTTCAGTACACTCCCAAGACCATAAACCTCAGCGACATAGACGAGAACCTCACACTCTTCCTCGACATGGGCGTCGCCTACGAGGAGGAGGGGAAGATAGTCGTTGACGTCACCCAGCTCGGCGTCGACAAGGTTCTCGGAACCGGCAAACTCACCAAGCCCATTACCATCAAGGCCTACTACGTCACCCCGAAGGCTGAGGAGAAGATCAAGGCCGCTGGCGGCGAGGTTCTCCTCGCCTGATTCCCTTTAATTTAAGTTTTGGCGGGTGTTAATCATGGGGTTCAGAAACGTAGTGTTTGCGATTGAAAGGTACTTCCCAGAGGTTGAGCGGCCCAAGAGGCACGTGCCGCTCAAGGAGAAGTTCATGTGGACGGGAATCGTTCTACTACTGTACTTCATCCTCGCTGAGATTCCACTCTATGGAATTCCTGCGCAGATCCAGGACTACTTCGCCACGCTCAGGTTCGTCCTCGCCGGAAGGAGCGGTTCTCTTCTGACGCTCGGTATCGGGCCGATCGTCACCGCGAGTATTATCATGCAGCTTCTCGTCGGTTCCGAGATAGTTCACCTTGATCTCTCCAATCATGAGGATAGAAGGTTTTATCAGGCCGCTCAGAAGCTTTTCGCCGTATTCATGAGCTTCTTCGAAGCAGCCATCTACGTCTTCGCCGGTGCATTCGGTAGGGTTGATACCAGCCTTGGCGCCTTCCAGACAGTCACAACACCCGCCGGTGAGGCGTACATAGGACTCGGTCTGGCGATACTCATCATACTTCAGCTTGGATTCGCCTCCGTGATGCTCATCCTTCTGGATGAGCTAGTTAGCAAGTGGGGCATCGGAAGCGGTATCAGTCTCTTCATCGCCGCGGGTGTTTCCCAGACCGTTATCACAAAGGCTCTGAACCCGGCAACGACCCCGGACTACATCGACCCCGTCACGGGAGGCCCCGCGATAATAGGTGCCATCCCGGCCTTCATACAGCACCTGTTCTACGGCGACCTAACCGGAGCCCTCTACAGAGGGACGCTGCCCGACATGATGGATTTGCTGGCGACGATAGTCGTCTTCCTGGTGGTTGTCTATCTGGAGAGCATGCGCGTCGAGATACCCCTGAGCTATGGCCGCGTCACAGTCCGCGGAAGGTATCCGATAAGGTTCATGTACGTCAGCAACATACCGATCATCCTGACCTTTGCACTCTACTCCAACATTCAGCTCTGGGCCAGGCTCCTCAACAACTTCGGCTACACCTTCCTTGGAACTTTCGACGAGAACGGCTACCCGCTTACCGGGTTCGTCACGTACCTTTACCCGCCAAGGGACATCTACCACGTCATAGCAGACCCAGGAAGGGCGTTGGTCTATGCGTTGATGACAATATTCTGGGCGATACTCTTCGGATTCCTCTGGGTTGAGCTAACCGGCCTCGACGCCAAGAGCATTGCCAGACAGCTCCAAAGCGCGGGACTTCAGATACCGGGATTCAGACGCGACCCGAGGATACTGGAGAGGGTGCTCAACAGGTACATACCCTACGTTACCTTCTGGGGCTCCTTCACACTGGCGCTGGTCGCAGTCCTGGCTGACTTCCTTGGGGCACTCGGTACAGGAACGGGAATCCTCCTTACGGTGGGCATACTCTACAGGTTCTACGAGGAGATAGCTAGGGAACAGGCAACGGAGATGTTCCCAGCTTTGAGGAAGTTCTTCACCAAGTGAGTCTTTTCTTTTCTTTCACAAAACCTTTTAAACCCGGTTCGATTACTTCTTCCAGAACCTCCTTGGGTGAGCGTGATGCCGTTTGTGGTCATGATAACAGGAATTCCAGGGGTGGGGAAGAGCACCATAACCCGGCTGGCCCTCAGGAAGACAAAGGTTAGGTTCAGGCTCGTCAACTTCGGCGACCTGATGTTTGAGGAGGCCGTTACAGCAGGGCTTGTTAGTCACAGGGACGAGATGAGGAAATTGAACCCAGAGATACAGAAGGAGCTCCAGATGAAAGCTGCGAGGAGGATAGTGGAGATGTCCAAGAGCGAGCCAGTGCTCATAGATACCCACGCCACCATCAGGACCCCTGTGGGGTATCTCCTCGGCTTCCCCAGGGAGGTTATAGAGGTCATAAACCCTAACTTCATAGTCATAATCGAAGCCACGCCGAGCGAGATACTCGGAAGGCGCCTCCGCGACCTGAAGCGCGATAGGGACGTTGAGACGGAGGAGCAGATACAAAGGCACCAGGACCTGAACCGTGCCGCTGCCGTGAGTTACGCCATGCACTCGAACGCGCTTATTAAGATAATCGAGAACCATGAGGATAAGGGCCTCGAAGAGGCCGTTCATGAGCTTGTTGAAGTACTTAACCTGGCGGTGGGAGAGTATGATTGAGGGGATATACGCTTTCCTTGACGATCTGTTCGGGCCCATGATACAGGCCCACCATCCGATAGTGGTGGTCACTGTTGCGGGCATAATGCTGGGCGGGCTCTTCACCCTGCTGAACTACGTTCTGGTCGACCAGAACAAGGTCAAGATGCTCCAGAAGAAGAGCAAGGAGTTCCAGAAGAAGTACAAAGAAGCCCAGGCCGCAAAGGATGAGAAGAAGCTCAAGAAGCTCCAGCAGGAGCAGATGGAACTCATGAAGCTTCAGAGCGAGGTCATGAAGGATACAATGTTCAAGGTCACCCTGCTGACGCTGCCGATATTCTGGATTTTCTTTGGCTGGCTTAGGAGATGGTACGTTGAGGTCGGCATAGTGAAGTCGCCCTTCAACTTCTTCCTCTTCGACTGGTTCCACAGGCTCTATCACTCCGGACTGCCCGCGAACGAGCTCGGTTACGTTGGCTGGTACATAATGACGTCGATGATAACCGGTTACATCCTCAGGAAGCTCCTCGACATGGGTTAAATTTAAAAACACTCCGAAAATAGGGGTTGCGAGGTGAGAGAAATGAAGCCGATGTACAGGTCTAGGTCATGGAGAAGGAAGTATGTCAGGACTCCGGGCGGAAGGACGGTTATACACTTCGAGCGCAGAAAGCCGAAGGTTGCCCACTGTGCCATGTGCGGAAGGCCCCTCAACGGCGTTCCGCGCGGCAGGCCGAGCGAGATCAGGAAGCTCCCGAAGACGGCAAAGAGGCCCGAGAGGCCCTACCCGAACCTCTGCCCGAGCTGCATGAGGAAGGTCATGAAGGCGCAGGTAAGGGCCGGCATAGCCCTCTGAAGGTGTAATCATGCCGAAGGGCTGCCTCGTGATAACCGTCAGCGGTCTGGCCGGTTCGGGAACGACGACGCTCTGCAGGAACCTGGCCAGGCACTACGGGTTCAAACACATCTATGCTGGGCTCATCTTCCGGCAGATGGCCAAGGAAATGGGCATGACTCTGCAGGAGTTTCAGGAGTATGCGGAGCTCCACCCCGAGATTGACCGCGAGGTTGACAGGAGGCAGGTGGAGGCAGCCAGGGAGTGCAACGTCGTTATTGAGGGTCGGCTTGCGGGTTGGATGGTGAAGGATGCCGATCTGAAGATATGGCTCGACGCTCCGATAATGGAGCGCGCCAGAAGAGTTGCCCGGCGCGAGGGCATAACCGTTGAGGAGGCCTTCGTGCAGATTGCCGAGCGCGAGAAGGGTAACAGGAAAAGGTATTTAAACCTCTACGGTATTGACATCGACGACAAGTCGATTTACGACTTGATAATCAACACCGCTAAATGGGGTCCCGATGGGGTCTTCGCGATCGTGAAGGCCGCCATCGACCACCTTTACCCCGACGGTGACGCGGGGTCGGGTGCAAACCCGGGCAACAAAAGATAAGGAGGTGGGATGAATGCCAGCTATGGACGTTGGAAGGCTTGCCGTTATAATCGCCGGAAGGAGGGCCGGAGAGAAGGTCGTCGTCGTTGACGTCATCGACAGGAACTTCGTCCTCGTTACCGGCGCCGGCCTCAACAAGGTCAAGCGCAGGAGGATGAACGTCAAGCACCTTGAGCCCCTTCCTGAGAAGGTCAACATCGAGCGCGGCGCCGACGACGATGCAGTCAAGGCCGCCCTTGAGCAGGCTGGAATCAGCCTTGAGTGAATTGCCGAGGCCTTCTGGCCTCTCCTTACTTCCCAACGCTTTTAAGCTCCTTTTCGAGACTTTTCTTGGTGATGTGATGAAGACTGCGCTTGTTACCGGTGCCACAGGTGGTATCGGAAGGTTTCTCGTCAAGGGGCTCATAGAGAATGGATATCACGTTATAGGTGTCGCCAGAAGCGAAGAGAAGTTGGAGGAACTGGGGTCATTGGGAAATTTTGACTACATTGTGGCCGACTTAAGGGAGGGGAAAGCTTCTAGGGTTGTCAGAGATGGTCTGGAAGAACTTGGAATTAAGCGGCTTGACGTTCTCATAAACAACGCTGGCTTCGGAATACTGAAGCCTCTACTTGAGCAAACTGAAGACGAGCTGGAGGAGATTTTTAGGGTGAACACGATAGCCCCCGTGGCTCTAACAAAAGGGCTCTTGGACTTAATCCCTCAGGGTGGCAAGGTTGTGATTGTCTTGAGCGGTGTGGTTTTCGTGAACGTGAGGGAGTTTCCCTCATATGGAGCATCAAAGGCGGCCCTCCACTACCTCTCCGTTAACTTAGAGCGCGAACTGGTCAAAAGAAGGATAACCCTCATACGGGTCTATCCCAAGCAGGTTTCAACCCCTTTCTGGAACGGACGGGTTCCAAAGGGCGCACTTTGCCCAGAGGATGTTGCCAAGGCGATAATGAAGGCCATCGAGAGCGGCAAGCGCGAGGTATTTGTGCCTGGTTATATGAAGCTTGTAAAGTACCTTCCCCGCTGGCCAGTTTTCACTTATCGCTTCAAGTTCTGAGGGCAGGTTTATAAAGCCGTAGTGGAAACTTAGGGCGATAACGCTCACCGGGTGATGTTCATGGCGAGGGACGAAGTGAGGAGAATCCTTCCTGCTGACATAAAGCGAGAGGTTCTGGTTAAAGATGAAAAGGCCGAGACGAATCCGAAGTGGGGCTTCCCGCCGGAGAAGAGACCGATGGAGATGCACATGCAGTTCGGTATAATCAACCTCGATAAGCCTCCTGGACCGACGAGCCACGAGGTCGTTGCGTGGATTAAGAGGCTCTTCGACCTCAGCAAAGCGGGCCATGGGGGAACACTCGACCCAAAGGTCAGCGGTGTTCTTCCCGTCGCCCTTGAAAGGGCCACAAGGGTGGTTCAGGCACTGCTCCCTGCTGGAAAGGAATACGTCGCCCTCATGCACCTTCATGGGGATGTTCCGGAGGACAAAATCCGCGCGGTGATGAGGGAGTTTGAGGGAGAGATAATCCAGAGGCCGCCCCTGAGGAGTGCGGTTAAGAGACGCTTAAGGACGAGGAAGGTGTACTACATCGAGATACTCGAGATAGACGGAAAGGACGTGCTCTTCCGCGTTGGAGTTGAGGCGGGAACCTACATCCGCTCACTAATCCACCACATAGGCCTTGCCCTTGGTGTCGGCGCCCACATGGCCGAGCTGAGGAGAACCAGAAGCGGCCCCTTCAAGGAGGACGAAACGCTGGTAACACTTCACGACCTCGTGGACTACTATCACTTCTGGAGGGACGACGGCATCGAGGAGTACTTCAGGAAGGCGATACAGCCTATGGAAAAAGCGGTTGAGCACCTCCCAAAGGTCTGGATTAGAGATTCTGCCGTTGCGGCGGTAACCCATGGTGCTGATTTAGCCGTTCCAGGTATAGTCAAGGTTCACAAGGGCATCAAGAGGGGCGACCTCATCGCGGTTATGACCCTCAAGGACGAGCTGGTTGCCCTCGGAAAGGCCGCCATGACGAGCGGCGAGATGCTTCAGAGGAGCAAGGGCATAGCCGTCGATGTAGACAAGGTCTTCATGCCGAGGGACTGGTATCCGAAGATGTGGTAGAAACTTTGCTCTGCAAAGTTTCATCAAAGTTGTGGCTCTTTCCCAAAGTTCCTTTTTTGAGTGGTTTCTTGATTAATGGGTTGTTTGAAAGGGAGAACTAAGTTAGGTACTCTTTTGCTGAGGTTTAGCTCTAAAAAGACGCCCGAAGGGCGTCAAAAGAAAAGCAAACCTATACAAAAGGGCCCCTACAAAAGGATTCTCACTTAAAACGTCGGGCTTTAAGTTGGAAACCAGCCCCTCAGGAGTAACGCAATGGAGGAGCTACAATTTTTGGTCAAGCTTTGCGCAAGCAAAGGTTGATAAACCCCTCAACGAACCACCGCACATGACCCACTACTACTCCGAAGAGCCAAACGTTCCGCTGAGGACTAAAACAATAGAGGTTTGCCTCAGGGGGCACTGCTTCAAGTTCATCACAGCGAGCGGTGTCTTCTCCTTCGGCAAGCTCGACAGGGGGACGGAGTTGCTCATAGAGAGCATGGTGCTTGAGGAGGGCTGGCACGTCCTCGATTTGGGCTGCGGCTACGGGGCGATTGGGATAGTGGCTTCTCGCTTCGTTGAATACGTGGTGATGACTGACGTGAACAGAAGGGCCATAAAAATGGCGAGGAAAAATTTAAAAATCAACGGCGTTAGAAACGCCGAGGTGAGATGGGGAAGCCTCTACGAGCCAGTTAGGGGCGAAAAGTTCGACGCAATCATCACTAACCCCCCGGTGCACGCGGGAAAGGAAATCCTGAGGGAAATAGTTATAAACGCTCCCCGGCATCTCAACGATGGAGGCCTCCTGCAGCTGGTGATTAAGACGAAGCAGGGGGCAAAGTATATTAAGGCTCTAATGGATGACCACTTCACCGAAGTGAGAGAGCTGGCGAAGGGGAGCGGCTACCGCGTGTATGCCGGGATCGCCTAGCCTGGGATGGCGCGGGCCTTGAGAGCCCGTGTCCGCTTGGACACCGGGGTTCAAATCCCCGTCCCGGCGCCAAAATCCTCTATGAAGGATTGAGATGGAGGTGTATTCGTAATGACGGACAACTTCAGACACATCGTCCGTGTAGCGGGAGTTGATTTGGACGGAAATAAGCAGTTGAGATGGGCCCTTACGGGCATCAGAGGCATAGGCATAAACTTCGCCACCATGGTGCTCAGGGTTGCAGGAATTGATCCGTATATGAAGACCGGTTACCTCACCGACGAGCAGGTCAAGAAGATTGAGAAGATACTGGAAGACCCGATTGCCCACGGCATTCCTGCCTGGGCAGTGAACAGGCCGAAGGACTACGAGACCGGTAAGGACATGCACCTCATTACAGCCAAGCTCGTCATGGCCTGGCGCGAGGACGTCAACAGGCTCAGGAGAATACGCGCTTACCGCGGCATAAGGCACGAGCTCGGCCTGCCGCTCCGCGGACAGAGGACTAGGTCGAACTTCAGGCACGGCTCGACCATTGGCGTGAGAAGGAAGAAGAAGTGAGGTGGTTTAGATGGGAGACCCGAAGAGGCAGAGGAAGAAGTACGAGACTCCCTCTCACCCCTGGATTAAGGAGAGGCTCGACCGCGAGAGAGTCCTCATGAGGAAGTACGCCCTCAAGAACAAGAAGGAACTCTGGCGCCACGAGACCCAGCTCAAGGAGTTCAGGCGTAGGGCCAGGCGCCTCCTTGCGGCGAGGGGCAAGCAGGCCGAGGTTGAGAGGGTTCAGCTTCTGCAGAGGCTCAACAGGCTCGGCCTTCTCCCGGCCGATGCAGTCCTGGATGACGTTCTCTCGCTCACCGTTGAGGACGTCCTTGACAGGCGCCTTCAGACCCTCGTTTACAAGAAGGGCCTCGCCAGGACCATCAGGCAGGCCAGGCAGCTCATAGTCCACGGCCACATCGAGGTCAACGGACAGATCATCCGCTCCCCGGGATACCTCGTTCTCAGGGAGGAAGAGGACGCCATAACCTATTCGAAGACCTCTCCTTTCGCGAAGGAGAGCCATCCCGAGAGGATGGTTATCGAACAGGCTAAGCAGGGTGAGGCCTCATGAGTGAGGAAGTTCAGCAGGTTAACCTCAAGAAGAAGGAGAAGTGGGGAGTTGCCCACATTTACTCCTCCTACAACAACACCATCATACACATCACCGACCTCACCGGGGCGGAGACGGTAAGCAGGTGGAGCGGTGGTATGGTCGTCAAGGCAGACAGGGACGAGCCCTCCCCGTACGCGGCAATGATAGCCGCCAGAAGGGCCGCTGAGGAGGCCATGGAGAAGGGCTTCGTCGGTGTTCACATCAAGGTTCGCGCTCCGGGAGGAAGCAAGAGCAAGAGCCCTGGACCTGGTGCCCAGGCGGCCATACGTGCGCTTGCCAGGGCCGGTCTGAGGATTGGAAGGGTTGAGGACGTCACCCCGATTCCGCACGACGGCACCAGGCCGAAGGGCGGAAGAAGGGGCAGGCGCGTCTGACCCCCAATAACTTCTTTTTTGGTGATGCCGATGGAGCCAAAGTTTCAGATTCTTGAGAAAAGGGAGGAC
Proteins encoded:
- a CDS encoding RNA-guided pseudouridylation complex pseudouridine synthase subunit Cbf5; this translates as MARDEVRRILPADIKREVLVKDEKAETNPKWGFPPEKRPMEMHMQFGIINLDKPPGPTSHEVVAWIKRLFDLSKAGHGGTLDPKVSGVLPVALERATRVVQALLPAGKEYVALMHLHGDVPEDKIRAVMREFEGEIIQRPPLRSAVKRRLRTRKVYYIEILEIDGKDVLFRVGVEAGTYIRSLIHHIGLALGVGAHMAELRRTRSGPFKEDETLVTLHDLVDYYHFWRDDGIEEYFRKAIQPMEKAVEHLPKVWIRDSAVAAVTHGADLAVPGIVKVHKGIKRGDLIAVMTLKDELVALGKAAMTSGEMLQRSKGIAVDVDKVFMPRDWYPKMW
- a CDS encoding 30S ribosomal protein S13 — protein: MTDNFRHIVRVAGVDLDGNKQLRWALTGIRGIGINFATMVLRVAGIDPYMKTGYLTDEQVKKIEKILEDPIAHGIPAWAVNRPKDYETGKDMHLITAKLVMAWREDVNRLRRIRAYRGIRHELGLPLRGQRTRSNFRHGSTIGVRRKKK
- a CDS encoding 30S ribosomal protein S4 is translated as MGDPKRQRKKYETPSHPWIKERLDRERVLMRKYALKNKKELWRHETQLKEFRRRARRLLAARGKQAEVERVQLLQRLNRLGLLPADAVLDDVLSLTVEDVLDRRLQTLVYKKGLARTIRQARQLIVHGHIEVNGQIIRSPGYLVLREEEDAITYSKTSPFAKESHPERMVIEQAKQGEAS
- a CDS encoding class I SAM-dependent methyltransferase, which translates into the protein MTHYYSEEPNVPLRTKTIEVCLRGHCFKFITASGVFSFGKLDRGTELLIESMVLEEGWHVLDLGCGYGAIGIVASRFVEYVVMTDVNRRAIKMARKNLKINGVRNAEVRWGSLYEPVRGEKFDAIITNPPVHAGKEILREIVINAPRHLNDGGLLQLVIKTKQGAKYIKALMDDHFTEVRELAKGSGYRVYAGIA
- a CDS encoding 30S ribosomal protein S11 is translated as MSEEVQQVNLKKKEKWGVAHIYSSYNNTIIHITDLTGAETVSRWSGGMVVKADRDEPSPYAAMIAARRAAEEAMEKGFVGVHIKVRAPGGSKSKSPGPGAQAAIRALARAGLRIGRVEDVTPIPHDGTRPKGGRRGRRV